A genomic stretch from Lathyrus oleraceus cultivar Zhongwan6 chromosome 2, CAAS_Psat_ZW6_1.0, whole genome shotgun sequence includes:
- the LOC127118209 gene encoding laccase-4, whose product MNRMEPHFLAIFMIALSFPLFVQSLVRHYNFSVVLKNETKLCSTKSFVTVNGKFPGPTLYAREDDTVIVRVTNHVKHEVTIHWHGIKQLRTCWSDGPAYVTQCPIKTGQSFVYNFTITGQRGTLLWHAHITWLRATVHGAIVLLPKRGIPYPFPKPDKEKIIILGEWWKSDVEAVVNQATNSGLPPNISDAHTINGYPGPAPGCISQGYTLHVESGKTYLLRIINAALNDELFFKIADHKLTVVEADASYLKPFETDTIFLSPGQTTNVLLTANKLVGKYLIATTPFMDAPIGFDNVSSTATLHYKGTPSYTKTILTSIPPLNATPITKTFTDSLRSINSNTYPTKVSSTIDHSLLFAITVGINPCDTCTNGNKLVSAINNITFLMPTTSLLQAHYYNIKGIFTDDFPANPPMVFDYTGTNQPDNLHTENGTRVYRLNFNSSVQIVLQGTAMIAPENHPFHLHGYNFFVVGQGLGNFDREKDPLRFNLVDPVERNTLSVPNNGWVAIRFRADNPGVWFLHCHLEVHTTWGLKMAFIVDNGRGFNESTLPPPKDLPKC is encoded by the exons ATGAATAGAATGGAGCCACACTTTCTAGCGATTTTTATGATAGCTCTTTCATTTCCACTCTTTGTTCAATCCTTGGTGCGTCATTACAATTTTAGT GTGGTATTGAAGAATGAAACAAAGCTTTGTTCAACAAAATCTTTTGTCACAGTAAATGGAAAATTCCCAGGGCCAACTCTGTATGCAAGGGAGGATGACACTGTAATAGTAAGGGTCACTAACCATGTTAAACACGAAGTTACAATCCATTG GCATGGAATCAAACAACTTAGGACTTGTTGGTCTGATGGGCCAGCATATGTCACACAATGCCCTATTAAGACAGGACAAAGCTTTGTATACAACTTTACCATCACAGGTCAAAGAGGCACACTTCTATGGCATGCACATATCACTTGGCTGAGGGCTACAGTGCATGGTGCTATTGTCCTTTTGCCTAAAAGAGGCATTCCTTATCCATTTCCTAAACCTGACAAAGAAAAGATAATCATTCTAG GTGAATGGTGGAAATCAGATGTTGAAGCTGTGGTTAATCAGGCCACAAATTCTGGTCTGCCACCAAATATTTCAGATGCTCATACCATCAACGGTTATCCAGGACCGGCTCCCGGTTGCATTTCCCAGG GTTACACTCTACACGTTGAAAGCGGCAAGACCTATCTCCTACGCATTATAAACGCAGCTTTGAACGACGAACTATTCTTCAAAATCGCAGACCATAAACTAACAGTTGTCGAAGCAGATGCATCATACCTTAAACCTTTCGAAACCGACACAATATTTCTCAGTCCAGGCCAAACCACAAACGTTCTTCTAACCGCTAACAAACTTGTTGGCAAATACTTAATAGCAACAACTCCTTTCATGGATGCCCCTATTGGCTTTGACAATGTTTCTTCAACCGCTACACTTCACTACAAAGGAACACCATCTTATACCAAAACAATCTTAACAAGCATTCCTCCACTTAACGCAACTCCAATAACAAAAACTTTCACTGATTCTCTAAGAAGCATTAACTCAAACACCTACCCTACAAAAGTTTCATCAACCATTGATCACTCTCTTCTATTTGCTATAACAGTTGGGATCAACCCATGTGATACATGCACCAATGGCAACAAGCTTGTATCTGCTATTAACAACATCACATTTCTGATGCCTACTACATCACTTCTTCAAGCACATTACTACAACATCAAAGGAATTTTCACCGACGATTTCCCGGCAAATCCGCCTATGGTTTTCGATTACACCGGAACAAATCAACCTGATAACCTTCATACCGAGAACGGTACAAGAGTTTACAGACTGAATTTCAATTCGAGTGTTCAAATTGTTCTACAAGGCACTGCAATGATAGCCCCGGAAAATCATCCGTTTCATTTGCATGGATACAATTTCTTTGTTGTTGGACAAGGTTTAGGAAACTTTGATCGTGAAAAGGATCCTTTGAGGTTTAATCTTGTTGATCCAGTTGAAAGAAACACATTGTCAGTGCCAAATAATGGTTGGGTAGCAATCAGATTCAGGGCAGATAATCCAG GTGTATGGTTTCTGCATTGCCATTTAGAAGTGCACACTACATGGGGGCTTAAGATGGCATTTATAGTAGACAATGGGAGAGGTTTCAATGAGTCTACACTTCCACCACCTAAAGATCTTCCAAAGTGCTAG